From the genome of Methylocystis bryophila, one region includes:
- a CDS encoding O-methyltransferase produces MQQDKWSACDAYIANHLIGAGEAQAGTLVANAAAGLPQIDVSAPQGKMLYLLARSLQPKRILEIGTLGGYSTVWLARALAPDGRLVSLEIDRRHAEIAADNVAREGLGACVDIRLGPALELLPGLEAEGFHPIDFAFIDADKENNAEYFRYAVKLVRSGGFIIVDNVIRDGAVIDPHNIHPAITGTRALYEAVAGEPRVSATVIQTVGSKGWDGFLLACVN; encoded by the coding sequence ATGCAACAGGACAAATGGAGCGCCTGCGACGCTTATATCGCGAATCATCTGATTGGCGCCGGCGAGGCGCAAGCCGGGACCCTTGTCGCCAATGCGGCGGCCGGCTTGCCGCAGATCGACGTCTCGGCGCCGCAGGGCAAGATGCTTTACCTGCTCGCCCGCTCCCTACAACCCAAGCGCATTTTGGAAATCGGGACCCTCGGCGGCTATTCGACGGTTTGGCTCGCGCGGGCGCTTGCGCCGGACGGTCGCCTGGTGAGTCTCGAGATCGACCGGCGCCATGCGGAGATCGCGGCCGACAATGTGGCTCGCGAGGGCTTGGGCGCTTGCGTCGATATCCGCTTAGGTCCGGCGCTCGAGCTCTTGCCCGGGCTGGAGGCCGAGGGCTTCCACCCCATCGATTTCGCTTTCATCGACGCCGACAAGGAGAACAACGCCGAATATTTCCGCTACGCTGTAAAGCTCGTGCGCAGCGGCGGCTTCATCATCGTCGACAATGTGATTCGCGACGGCGCCGTGATTGATCCGCATAATATCCATCCCGCGATCACGGGCACGCGCGCGCTCTACGAGGCGGTCGCCGGGGAGCCGCGAGTCTCGGCGACGGTCATCCAGACCGTCGGTTCCAAGGGCTGGGACGGTTTCCTGCTCGCCTGCGTGAATTGA
- a CDS encoding DUF1190 domain-containing protein — MIVTPSRGFIIAAALVAAALTAFVMTRRAPACGGKGQIMSTISECKSWGFDASTCEAVVGKARAIAKRAAPGLDNSVKCETQFTDCFKADDGVYHPIPSFCLQQGASAAAEPTDLHYLEYESDRQNRKKTHEVPIK, encoded by the coding sequence ATGATCGTCACGCCCTCGAGAGGCTTCATCATCGCCGCGGCGCTTGTGGCGGCGGCGCTCACGGCCTTCGTCATGACGAGACGAGCGCCGGCCTGCGGCGGCAAGGGGCAGATCATGTCGACGATCAGCGAGTGCAAATCCTGGGGCTTCGACGCATCCACCTGCGAGGCCGTCGTCGGCAAGGCGCGCGCCATCGCCAAGCGCGCCGCGCCAGGGCTCGACAATTCGGTCAAATGCGAGACGCAGTTCACCGACTGCTTCAAGGCGGACGACGGCGTCTATCACCCCATCCCCTCCTTCTGCCTGCAGCAGGGGGCGAGCGCCGCCGCCGAGCCGACAGATCTCCATTATTTGGAGTATGAGTCGGACCGTCAGAACCGCAAGAAGACGCACGAAGTGCCGATCAAATAG
- a CDS encoding tetratricopeptide repeat protein, producing MRATALVAILFFSLFSVARAQPPAPAAAGDAAFQAYEAGDFARAMREAKGRLSANPSDAAALLLIGRMYAEGAGVGRDAKEAQAWFRRAADLGDAQGAYLYAAALLANAPATRDRKTAQNYLEKAAEKNNAAALNLLGELALENNGAFADLERAANNFKRAAELGDTDARYALGELYLHGKGVAKDGGEAAHWFELAAANDHLGAMVELAILKFNGVGVERDEAGAAKMFQKAATMGNVVAQNRLAYLLAQGRGVDKDIAKAKQWRDRAVQAGLKDERLDKMLNDASQGQKAK from the coding sequence ATGCGCGCAACAGCCCTCGTCGCCATCCTGTTTTTCTCGCTCTTCTCCGTGGCGCGCGCGCAACCGCCCGCGCCCGCCGCAGCGGGAGACGCCGCCTTCCAGGCCTATGAGGCCGGCGATTTTGCGCGGGCGATGCGCGAGGCCAAGGGGCGCCTCTCCGCCAATCCCTCGGACGCGGCGGCGCTACTGCTGATCGGCCGCATGTATGCGGAGGGCGCGGGCGTGGGGCGCGACGCGAAGGAAGCGCAGGCCTGGTTCCGCCGCGCGGCCGATCTCGGCGACGCCCAGGGCGCCTATCTTTACGCGGCGGCCCTTCTCGCCAATGCGCCTGCGACGCGCGACCGCAAGACTGCGCAAAACTATCTCGAGAAGGCGGCTGAGAAGAACAACGCGGCGGCGCTCAACCTCCTGGGCGAGCTCGCGCTCGAGAACAACGGCGCCTTCGCCGATCTCGAGAGGGCCGCGAACAACTTCAAGCGCGCCGCCGAGCTCGGCGACACCGACGCGCGCTACGCCTTGGGCGAGCTCTACCTGCACGGCAAGGGCGTCGCCAAAGACGGCGGCGAAGCCGCCCATTGGTTCGAGCTTGCGGCTGCAAACGATCATCTCGGCGCCATGGTCGAATTGGCGATCCTGAAGTTCAACGGCGTCGGGGTCGAACGCGACGAGGCCGGCGCTGCGAAAATGTTCCAAAAGGCGGCGACGATGGGCAATGTCGTGGCGCAGAACCGCCTCGCCTATCTCCTCGCGCAGGGGCGCGGCGTCGATAAAGACATCGCCAAGGCGAAGCAATGGCGCGACCGAGCCGTGCAAGCGGGACTGAAGGACGAACGGCTCGACAAGATGCTGAACGACGCCAGCCAGGGGCAGAAGGCGAAATGA
- the thiD gene encoding bifunctional hydroxymethylpyrimidine kinase/phosphomethylpyrimidine kinase, with translation MSAAALRPILLSIAGSDPSGGAGVQGDLKTFAAFGAYGMAAITALTVQNTRGVSKVAPATAALVSAQIDAIFDDIAVDAVKIGMLARASTARTVAASLKRAGAQSIVLDPVLRATRGADLSDAGLPKAILTHLAPLARLITPNLAEAAILTGTPRAQNADDMGAQARALVEAGAKAALIKGGHLDGAPIDVLYAEGVTRVFHGERVETPNTHGTGCALSSAIACLLAQGLNLEAAIEGAKSWLTRALAAGAKMRLGAGAGPPDHLWSGKP, from the coding sequence ATGAGCGCCGCCGCGCTTCGCCCGATACTGCTCTCCATCGCAGGCTCGGACCCATCGGGCGGCGCCGGCGTTCAGGGGGATCTGAAGACCTTTGCGGCTTTCGGCGCCTACGGCATGGCGGCGATCACCGCGCTGACCGTGCAGAACACCAGGGGCGTCTCGAAGGTCGCGCCCGCAACAGCCGCGCTTGTTTCCGCTCAGATCGACGCGATTTTCGACGATATCGCCGTCGACGCCGTCAAGATCGGCATGCTGGCGCGCGCTTCCACGGCCAGAACCGTCGCCGCCTCACTGAAACGCGCGGGCGCGCAAAGCATCGTGCTCGATCCGGTGCTGCGGGCGACTCGCGGCGCGGATTTGAGCGACGCGGGATTGCCGAAGGCGATCCTCACGCATCTGGCGCCGCTCGCGCGCCTCATCACGCCCAATCTCGCAGAGGCGGCCATCCTTACGGGAACGCCGCGCGCGCAGAACGCAGACGACATGGGGGCGCAAGCGCGCGCCCTGGTCGAAGCCGGCGCAAAGGCGGCGCTTATCAAAGGCGGTCATCTCGACGGCGCGCCGATCGACGTGCTTTACGCCGAAGGCGTGACCCGGGTCTTTCATGGCGAGCGAGTCGAAACGCCGAACACGCATGGGACGGGTTGCGCGCTTTCCTCGGCCATCGCCTGCCTCCTGGCGCAGGGGCTCAACTTGGAGGCCGCGATCGAAGGCGCGAAAAGCTGGCTCACGCGAGCGCTCGCCGCCGGCGCGAAGATGCGCCTCGGCGCCGGCGCCGGACCGCCGGATCATTTGTGGTCTGGCAAGCCCTAG